TGACTGGCTCGACTGCCACCGGCGCGGGCCGGGCGGCACGGTTGAGCAGGATCTCGAATGTTCGGGCGGCGCCGATCGACCCGTAGGAGTAGGGCTGCTCCCGGTGGAGCGATTCGCCGGCGCGGTCATCGATGGTGACCCGGACCCGGTGGCTGTTCGGGTCGCCGGTCGAGCCGGTCTCGGTGACGGTCGCCGACAGACCGGCCAGTGGGATTCGCACCGCGTCCTGGCGGCAGCCCACGATGAGCAAACTCTTCGTGATGCGCAACTCACCCCACGTTGCCAACACGCCGTCGCGGCGGTTACGGCGACTTTGCGAGAGATCGAAAAAGACGGCGGTAATTCCGAGGAGGACGAAGGGCACGATCAATGACGCCACCATCACGGGGCTTATCCGTGGATCCATATTCTCCCCCCAGAAACACCGTGCGGTGCCAGCCGTTAACGGCCGGACATATTCCCGCAATATTTCTGCCTCGCACCGACTTTGGCGTAAGGATGCCCACGAAAACAGTAAGGCAAACGCGCTTGCGATGACTCTTGTCGAGCAGAGTCGCCCTCAATCACGATGACCTCACGGTTGGAAATCCTATTGAGTCGAAGGCGCGGATAACTGCACTTTTGGAGAGTTTGCTGGAATTGCACATAGTGGACTCATAGCAACGATTTACCAGCTGAGAATTTGCCCTGATGCGCGCGAACATCGGGTCTGACGGTTCCGAAATTGGCATGTTTCTGCTGGTGGCAGGATTTCCTCGCGCACGACGGCAAGATCGAGTACCGCGCAATCTGCACGCTCGTTGAATATCAGCAAACTTCAAGCGTGAACATGAAGTGGAAGGGTCCGCCGTCCACGGTGATCACCGGATCATCCGCACTGCGGATCAGTCGCGGGCGGCGACCAGGATTCCGTCGCCCAGCGGGATCAGCACGGGGGTGAGGCGCTCGTCCTCGGCGATCAGTCGGGCGGCCTCCCGCACGGCAGCGACCTCGGCATCGTTGGCCGCCGGGTCCCCGGCGCGGCCGCCGAGCGCGGAGCGGTGCACGACAATCGCGCCGCCCGGGCGCAGCAGACGGATGCCCTCGACGATGAAATCGGCCTGATCTGACGGTGCAGCGTCGAGAAACACCAGGTCATAGGACTCGTCGGCCAGCCGGGTGAGCACTTCCTGAGCTCGTCCGGCGATCAGCCGGGTGCGGGACGGGCCGATCCCGGCCTCGTTGAACGCCTGCTTGGCGATGCGCTGGTGCTCGGGCTCGATATCGATGGTGGTCAGGACACCGTCGTCGCGCATGCCCGACAGCAGCCACAGCCCGCTCACGCCGGCACCGGTACCCACCTCGACAACTGCTTTGCCGCCGGACAGCCGGGCCAGTACGCTGAGCAGCGCTCCGACCGCCGGTGTCACCGCTCCGGCGCCGGCGTCCACAGCTCGCTCCCGGGCGGCCGCAACAATGGCGTCCTCGGAGATCGAACCCTCCGCATGGGCGAGTATCCGGTCGGCGCGGCTGGCCTCCGGCTGGCCTGTTTGGTCCTCGTTAGTGGCCATTCTCAGCAGCGTAGGCGCAGTTGGATCGGCGGGTGGGCAGGCGCGCCCGGCGCCGAATGAGTGCCGAATCGGCCGGTCCGAGGGGTCGGGCGGGAACGTCAAGGATGACGCGCCGTCCAGCAGTGAAAGAGCTGGACACGAATAGATAACGAAAGTATTTCTTAGTCAAACCTTAGTTAGCTCAAATCGCTCCCACACAGGATTGGGGAACGGTAGCGGGCATGGAACAGAGCCCCCGCTGGTCGGGGAATATGCCCGACAACGGTCGCGTTGTCAGGCTTGATGCGGTCGACGGCACCCAGCCGTCAACGCAGATCAACCAGGAGGATCCGACGACCACCACATTGATGGCTCCGGCGCACATGTCGCACCCCGAGCAGCTGGGGGAAGCCGAGTGGGTTGAGCCGTCCGAGGAACTGCAGGGCACTGCGGTGTTCGATGCCACCGGCGACCGGACGGCCATGCCGTCGTGGGACGAGCTGGTGCGGCAGCACGCCGACCGGGTGTACCGGCTGGCCTATCGCCTGTCGGGCAACCAGCAGGACGCCGAGGACCTCACCCAGGAGACCTTCATCAGGGTGTTCCGCTCTGTGCAGAACTACCAGCCCGGCACGTTCGAAGGCTGGCTGCATCGCATCACCACCAACTTGTTCCTCGACATGGTCCGTCGCCGCGGCCGCATTCGCATGGAGGCGCTGCCCGAGGATTACGACCGGGTCCCCGCCGACGAGCCGAACCCCGAGCAGATCTACCACGACTCTCGACTGGGTGCGGATTTGCAGGCTGCTCTGGATTCGTTGGCGCCGGAGTTCCGTGCCGCCGTCGTCCTGTGTGACATCGAGGGTCTGTCGTACGAGGAGATCGGTGCGACGCTCGGCGTCAAGCTGGGCACCGTGCGCAGCCGCATCCACCGCGGCCGTCAGGCGCTCCGCGACTATCTGGCAGCCCATTCGGGCCAGCGGGGACTGGCTGACTTCACGGCCGAATCGGCGTAGACCGACAGGCAGCGGCCAAACTGTGGCCGGCATGTCATGTCGCCGAGGGTTTCGCGCGCTACATTCGATCTAGCGGCGCGGCGCGCCAGCCATGGGCACCCATGGTCAGCGACGCGGCCGACGCGAACCCCGAGAGGAGCGCAGTGATGGTCGACCGTGGACACATGTTCCGTCGAGCATTCTCCTGGTTGCCCTCACAGTTCGCCTCGCAGAGCGACGCGCCCATCGGGGCGCCGCGGCAATTCGGTTCCACCGAGCATCTGTCCATGGAGGCGATCGCCGCGTATGTCGACGGCGAGTTGCGGATGAAGTCGTATCTGCGGGCGGCGCACCATCTGTCGCTGTGCCCGGAGTGTGCCGCCGAGGTCGAGGGTCAGAGTCAGGCCCGCACAG
This is a stretch of genomic DNA from Mycobacterium sp. ELW1. It encodes these proteins:
- the sigE gene encoding RNA polymerase sigma factor SigE gives rise to the protein MPDNGRVVRLDAVDGTQPSTQINQEDPTTTTLMAPAHMSHPEQLGEAEWVEPSEELQGTAVFDATGDRTAMPSWDELVRQHADRVYRLAYRLSGNQQDAEDLTQETFIRVFRSVQNYQPGTFEGWLHRITTNLFLDMVRRRGRIRMEALPEDYDRVPADEPNPEQIYHDSRLGADLQAALDSLAPEFRAAVVLCDIEGLSYEEIGATLGVKLGTVRSRIHRGRQALRDYLAAHSGQRGLADFTAESA
- a CDS encoding O-methyltransferase, producing the protein MATNEDQTGQPEASRADRILAHAEGSISEDAIVAAARERAVDAGAGAVTPAVGALLSVLARLSGGKAVVEVGTGAGVSGLWLLSGMRDDGVLTTIDIEPEHQRIAKQAFNEAGIGPSRTRLIAGRAQEVLTRLADESYDLVFLDAAPSDQADFIVEGIRLLRPGGAIVVHRSALGGRAGDPAANDAEVAAVREAARLIAEDERLTPVLIPLGDGILVAARD
- the rseA gene encoding anti-sigma E factor RseA gives rise to the protein MVDRGHMFRRAFSWLPSQFASQSDAPIGAPRQFGSTEHLSMEAIAAYVDGELRMKSYLRAAHHLSLCPECAAEVEGQSQARTALRDSLPISMPSSLLGLLSQIPQAAPDDPGAPDGRSRPGGDIQSGLADQLAERTDRDRRKRR